The stretch of DNA CCACGATCAAGTTATCTGTGGGATCTCGGCGAATCGGAAGCATCGCGGTGGAAGAATCTTGATTGGCAGGTACAGCGGGTGCGGGGCGAGCAGGCGCACACAGTGCGGGCTGGCCCATGCGGGGCTGGCTGGTGCACACGGCCCAGACACGGAGAAGCTGGCTGTGCGTTAGGCACGCTGCGTGGAAGGGCTGCAGTGCAGATCCGATCGAATCAAACCGGATTTGTTTTGGACAAAAAGTGGACCGAGTCCTCACGTGATACGACGAGATGTAGCAAATCAAATCGGCAAAAGGAATATCCATTTATATGCATCCATCAGGAGAGGCATTGACAAGGCAATTGCTAGTATTGGAGTTGTGCCTGGAGGGGTTACACGTGAAGGCCAAGTTTAGTTGGATTTCGCTAGTAGTACACGGAGGTTCTGTTTGTGCACTTAGGGATCACGAGAAGACTGCTCGGTTATTTTTTCGCAGGGTCAGCCATACAAAGAACCATGGCGCCATCAGGGTACCAGATTTGAGGTGGAGAAGCTCAACGAAACTGGAAGCTTTGGGTTATGGCGGACAAGAGTGAAGAATTTGTTTGGCATAATAGGGATGCTTGAAGGTGTTGCGGGAAGTTATGTCAGCTGTGATGGATGGAAATTCTTGGAAGACGATTCGAGAGCCTCGAGCGTGTCATGGAGTCAAACAAATTCGACTGGGTCAGACTAGATAGTCTGACGGATCGACGCAAGTCGGTTGGTACAGAAGACGTGGGATCGGCGACGACGAGATAGGAGCGTGGTGCTGATGGTGACTGACTTCTGGGCGTGGAAACATGTGGCGCAGGCCCCGAGGGCTTGTGtggcttcgacaagactatggcgcGGGGTTGATTCAAGGTGTTGTCTACACGGAGCTTGAAGTAGATGAGGCACGGGGGTGGActgatcatctaccatggagtcgtgttgaaggtggagctgagGTCGGACGGAAGACTTCACTTGGTGCTGATTGGGGGGCTACGGCATAAGAGCTCAGAGAGTCAAAGCCTATTCAGCGGGGAAAAGCGAGTGACACGTAGTTCGGACTGGagcccagtggtctgatggaagagtgaaactcgtcatcggtcggtgatgatcggtggtactctgcagtgggggttgagtggtgtggtttcgcgacccttgagactcgaccgggacagcggaggctcgacgcggtaatagcggcgaggcgtgcggtatgcacggacatggagacgggccagggctctggtggtcatatatgtggtgagacaactgcgaatttgactcgggatgactacaagcaacggtgaaattccttcaagtttcagatagacggtcaagaaaggagcggtgatgttgagttcaggtaactcttatgtgtgacacccaatatgtgagttgttcactttcacgcaggtcagtgatcagtgtgtgatgACGTTGGACTGATACTCTGGAAGTTGGGAGCACCTAGAGTAAcaaggaacttaattttgctcgagcGTTGACTGTGGTCAAGAAAAGAAGGGACTACCAGTTGCAGGTGGGGTCAcatggagtctttggagtagcagcggtactcatcggataagctcaagtccaatgtacatggaagtttgacacattgacgaattcaaggtggtggagaatattcgccaaggtggagtttgttagagttgtgtcgaatattgtgtacaaggtaggttacagttggactaggagttgtattgtgtttacataggatgtggagttgtgtcctaataggacacttgtatcctaggcctctcatatatagcgggggtagacacacgatgtaacctatgtcaacataatagcaccggaacgcaGGGAAAGCCGGTGGCATGTGCCGGTGTCAgggcgaccgggtgcggtattgtagcggtgtcatggggaggagcgcctatagtcaggccccggggatgtagccatattggtgaatctcgttaacaaatctcggtgtcgtgttcgtgtgattgcttggtcctcggatgatcgacggtatgcctcggatttattctaacatgAGGAGTGTTCGGACGGCCCAAATCCACCCCACGTATGGGTTGGGTTTGAGAGGTGTTGGACAGCCAAGATGTTTGGGCTAGCTTTAGGATGGGTGGCGTTTTTCGATCCAAGCGGTGTTCAGACTATCCCTGTAGACATTTGAGAAAGGTTTGAGATCTCTAAGCTCCAGCGTGGGAATTGCCCTAAACCAATCAGAAGCAAGGACAACCTCACAGTAAAAGGTTATGCATGGCTTTGATCAACGTCGTCCTTGTGCCTTTTCGCTGTACTACCTGCCTAGATAGTATAGAGTGGAAGTGGTTTGGCTCTATTCATCTGGATGCAACGAATTGTAGCTAGCTTGCATGCATGCTCACTGTCCGCTGCGGCGCGCGATCGCTCTATTGCATTGGCTGTGCATGCAGCTCTGGTAAGCAGAGAATACAGTCCAAGACGAATAGACTTTTCGCCGGTTTCAGATTAATCAAACACATTGGAATCTGTATTACTCTCGGAGTTAAACTTGTATTTTGTTTTCGTTGACAGTGTAAATAAACACACACTGAAAATATTTTGTCACCAGTACGCATTTCTACCACACAGCTGCCAAAAGAGTCATGCATGCAACGGATAATTGACCGTGATGCGAGCAGCTGAGAAATTCCCATGCAGCCGCATGTATACATGCCGTAACAAATGATCAGATCATCAGACTACCTTTTCAACTTTTACAATTGTATCTCCTTTCGACCTGGGACACACATATTATTTCTTCAGCTTATGTTAAGAGCCAACATCACATCCCTCGCAACAAAAAAGAGCCAACTATCACATGAAGCAGTAATAAATTCGCAAAAAAATCACATAAAATGTTTAGCAGCTAAGTGAAATGACATCATGAGGAGTAAGTGGTAGTGAAATGATGTCACCTTTTTGTTTTGGCATACCATGGGTCTTGACTTCATTGGAAGGAATCATACGAGACTCACGCCAAAAGATTTCGTCCTCTACCAACGGGATCTCTTGTTCATGTGAGTCAGTATGATTCATCCCAGTGAAGTCAAGACCCGTGGTGTACTGCCGGAGCATGGGAGTTCCTATTCTTTCATTGAAATGATTATGTAAAATGTTCTTAATTTCGTGATGGGACGATGCAATCGAAGCTCCATCTTTTAGATGCCTGATGAAAAATTCCCTTCTCATGACCTGCTTGAATACGGAAATAAGAAGCATTTGCGTCTTTGGCAGCCAACCAATGTAGACTCGATCGTCGCTGTAAGTGCCACAATACCCTCCATGGAACACAAGCCAATGATGAGTCGGTTGTGCAACTGTTCAACGTGTGTCCTTTCACTAAGGAAGTTTGGCACCTCAGAGGCCGCAAGCATCCTGGCTTGGTGCCCATTGCATTCTTCAGGCCGGGACCATTTCTCCCTTGGCTTTACTGCTTTGTTTCCTGTCTTAAGGACAAAAGTCGTGTCGTCATATGTCGCTTGGCACATCTGGAACGAGCGCAATACAAGAATCTTCTGCAACCTCAGGTTGCTGGGCTAATGCTGCGCAGCTACTCCTCTCAAAGACTACGTAGTGTCCCTTCCCTTCCTTGTAAAGCCAGCGCTCCTGTTGTAGCGACCGGTTAtgattttttctttttttttctttcaatgTTAGCTCTTGTGTTTTTGCACCTGTACTTTTTTTCCTTGCTAGTTACAGCCTATTCTTTTTTCTGAGCCATGCATCTTTGCTGACTAACAACGACCTCAAATCCTCGACTAGATCATATGAGGACCTAGTAATTAATAAGTTTTGCAGGGTTCCCTCATTGCAATGACTGGCCATAAGCGAGGCGTCTGAATGATTTGCTACGTTCCAAATGTTGACATGAGGATCATGAAACGAAAGCAAGATAGATTTTATCATATCAAAAGTACAGAGTCAGTTTGAATTATTTCTCAGGTTGTTTGTGCTTAGTGGTGTGTCACTTGAGAGAATTCAGCTCTTTCATGCCACTATTGACGAGCCGACCGAGCGGACCGAGAAAACGtagtcaccgccgccgccgctcctcgTCGTCGCGGCCACCGGCAGCCCCCGGGTGAACCATCGTGTCCCCGAGCTTCCCCTATTCTTCCTTCCTCTCCTCCCCATGCGCCATAGCCTCTTGCTGCCACTCTCCATCGCTGCCGTGCTTGCACCGTCGCCAATCTGGAGTTCTTGACCATGGCCATGGCTGTCGTTTGAGCGCAGCTCGCACACTGGCCACCTGCTAGCCCAGGTGGGCGAACGCCTCGCCGGCGCCACCAGGATGAACTGGACGGCCTCTTGCATGTGTGGGCGCTTCACCAGGTTCGCCATGATGTACTGCAGCTCCGAGGCCATTGTTTCAGTTCATGCACCGACGAACTCAGTGCACAAGCCCACGATTTCTCCGTCGGAGAGCCAACGCTGCCGCCTTCAATTGCTACCGTTGTGGTCTTCCAGGACCCAAAGGGCGATGAGCGTGTCCACATACGCCGGCGGCTTGCTGTTAGTTTCGTcaaaattcagtttcgtcagtttcatcaaaattcagtttcgtcagTACGGTCAGTAGTTCAGTTAGCTAGTCTGTCAGTAGATTCAGTTAGATGGTTAGCTAGTTTCGCTTGCAGGACCTAAACAGCAAGCTAGATGGTTAGCTAGATTCAGTAAatactctccctctctctctcttgtgcgATCGGCAGCTATCTGCAGCTAAATAGGACCTAAACGCAGCAAAAAACAGCCTGCGAGGCAACATCACTGGTCGGTCCATTCGGTCCTCTCGGGCTTAACCGAGCTGACCCCCAAACGGTCCGGTCCCAGAAAATCAGCTCGTTGGACAGCTcggtccggtccggaccggaccgCTGGCGGCCGGTCCAAATgacggctcggaccgggaccggACCGGCCCGGACCGTGTCCACCCTGAGTAGAAGGAGTGCTCGAGTTTGCCTCTATTTCGGTGAAGGTGACTTGGTTGAGTATGCCGCGACATATGAAGTATACATGGATGTCTACCTTTATTACAAGTTattgttttttttttttgctaAAGCCGAGTATTATTCCGCGTCTTCCCCTTTTTCGATGAGGATTAGATAAAAGTTTTCCACATATGTACTCTAAGCATGACTTGTTATCTCTCCTTGCAAAGTGCAATTGTACGTCTTCGCCCAATAGCAAGGTTACTCTGCATAAGCGCTGAAGAATAATTAACTACTGTCACTGTAAATAATTAATATATGAAAACAATATCACTGAAAGAAAAGATTCTATAAATGCTACTTGCCAGATTTAAGTGGAACAACGTTGTCAGCACCGTACCAGCGGCCATTGTGAATGGTCCCAGGAAAACGAGATATTTGAGGTCTAGCTACTTCATTGCTAGTATTTACACCACCAACCTGTTTCCTGCAGATTCAGTCAAACCTGCAGTCTAGCACTTTAGCCTAGCTTGCTCCAGACAGAGCCATGGCCTCCAAACAGGCTGTGCATATGAAGCATGGGCAAGGCGAAACAAGCTATGCTCGCAACTCCAGTTTTCAGGTAGTATCTTATCTTTTCATTGAGTGGTCTCTATGACCTTTTATTTGATATTTGGCTTCCAAAACTGAAGATCCAGTTTTAAGGTAGTATCTTATCTTTTCATTGAGTGGTTTCTATGAGCTTTTATTTGACAATTCGCTTCCAAAAATGAACTAGTATTACCGTGATTTCAACGAAGAGCCGATAGAGCAATGTTAGAGAAGAAATCGGGGTGCATATAATTTGTTAAATGCTTGGCTGTATGTACCCTTTTGTAGCTCGTTGCATTTATTACTGGATACTGGCTTTCTCCTTCGCTCTCTGCATCCTAAGTTAATTAAACAACATGAAAGGAGAAGAGAAATGTCTTCAAGACAGAACAAATCCCTTTCTTGATAGTATTAACGTGttcatgtcttcatgaagagtAATTCGTTGAAAAGTACTTTGGAGAATTTGGACACTGCGGGTAAAAAGAATATGCAGGCTAAAAGTGATGTCCTAGCAAATCAAGGCTTTCGTCAACAAATCAAAATATTTGTAACAAATAGAATGTTCAAGACAAAAAAAGTGATTGTGTTGGGCGCGCTGGATAATGTTCTGCATTGCTACACCGGATTCAGCAGACAAAGCCACACAAAAAGTAGGAGCTGTGTAGTGAAATtgtaaaaagaaagaaatatatGTTGTCGCTTGTTGATGCGCTTAGCAGCCTTCTCTATGGTACTAGAAGATGGCTTTATAAAGATAAAAGCGTATGAGCTAATTAACACACCATTGAGCAAAAATAGTAGCTAGACTAGATTTTCTGAAGGACTACAACTTGATTGCAGAAGGCTGAGCAGAACAGGATGAAGCCCCTGATAGAAGAGGTCATCACGGACTTATGCAGCAGCACCAGTAGCTTGTTGCACGGAAAGATAGTGATCGCGGACTTGGGATGCTCCTCTGGTCCAAATGCTCTAGCACTGGTATCGACTGCCATCAATGCCATCCACAACCATTGCGTTCAGTTACAGCAGCCACCACCGGAAATATGTGTGCTGCTCAATGACCTTCCTGACACTGACTTCAACATGGTCGTGAAGAGCTTGGTCACACTCCGTCAAAGCAAGAACCCTGTTGTCGTGACAGGTGTCGCACCGGGATCGTTTTACGAGCGCCTCTTCACTAGTAACTCCCTGCATGTTGTTTGCGCATCGAACAGCTTGCAATGGCTATCAAAGGTTAGAGCTCAAAGAATTGATCCAATTGGATTGCTTGTGAGTTTAAGCAAAATCTTACCTTTACAGGCTCCCGAAGATCTAACGAGGAACCGCATCCCAGCGTTCGACATTGATGAGCATGCTAGGCGTGAAATGCTCCCAATGGTCCGTGAGGCTTATGAAAAACAATTCAGGAAAGATTTCAAGCTTTTCCTGGAGCTGAGAGCCAAAGAGTTGGTCTCAGGAGGCCGGATGGTTATTTCCCTGGTAGGGACGCGTTCTGATGTAATCGCCTCCAAATTCTCTCTTTTCCCGGGAATTGTAGCTCAGATTCTAAGTGTAATGGTCGCGGAGGTACATTTATTTGCCCTTTTCTAGTATAGCAGATTATCTATTGCAATTGTCTGTGCGGTTATTTTACCTCCCAATCTCATGACATGTCTG from Triticum urartu cultivar G1812 chromosome 3, Tu2.1, whole genome shotgun sequence encodes:
- the LOC125549200 gene encoding inactive anthranilate O-methyltransferase 1-like; the encoded protein is MASKQAVHMKHGQGETSYARNSSFQKAEQNRMKPLIEEVITDLCSSTSSLLHGKIVIADLGCSSGPNALALVSTAINAIHNHCVQLQQPPPEICVLLNDLPDTDFNMVVKSLVTLRQSKNPVVVTGVAPGSFYERLFTSNSLHVVCASNSLQWLSKAPEDLTRNRIPAFDIDEHARREMLPMVREAYEKQFRKDFKLFLELRAKELVSGGRMVISLVGTRSDVIASKFSLFPGIVAQILSVMVAEGVIDKENFDSFYVPLHGPSIEQVREIIKEEGSFSIKEMRVHDPTAEMNIALSSPRKFVNNLIALFEPIIVQHFGEVMDEFVRAAELHWSLDVDGSLREERVRTSRAMLVVSLAKA